In Erigeron canadensis isolate Cc75 unplaced genomic scaffold, C_canadensis_v1 Conyza_canadensis_unscaffolded:20, whole genome shotgun sequence, a single window of DNA contains:
- the LOC122584284 gene encoding ATP synthase subunit b, chloroplastic yields MKNVTDSFVSFGHWPSAGSFGFNTDILATNLINLSVVLGVLIFFGKGVLSDLLDNRKQRILNTIRNSEELREGAIDQLEKARARLRKVEIEADQFRVNGYSEIEREKLNLIDSTYKTLEQLENYKNETIIFEQQKASNQVRQRVFQQALQGALGTLNSCLNSELHLRTISANIGILGAMKQITD; encoded by the exons ATGAAAAATGTAACCGATTCTTTCGTTTCTTTCGGCCACTGGCCATCCGCCGGGAGTTTCGGGTTTAATACCGATATTTTAGCAACAAATCTAATAAATCTAAGTGTAGTGCTTGGGGTGTTGATCTTTTTTGGAAAGGGAGTGT TAAGTGATTTATTAGATAATCGAAAACAGAGAATCTTGAATACTATTAGAAATTCAGAAGAATTGCGCGAGGGGGCCATCGACCAGCTGGAAAAAGCCCGGGCTCGCTTACGGAAAGTAGAAATAGAAGCAGATCAGTTTCGCGTGAATGGATATTCTGAGATAGAGCGAGAAAAATTGAATTTAATTGATTCAACTTATAAGACTTTGGAACAActagaaaattataaaaatgaaactatAATTTTTGAACAACAAAAGGCCAGTAATCAAGTCCGGCAACGGGTTTTCCAACAAGCCTTACAAGGAGCTCTAGGAACCCTGAATAGTTGTTTAAACAGCGAGTTACATTTACGTACTATCAGTGCCAATATTGGCATTTTGGGGGCGATGAAACAAATAACGGATTAG
- the LOC122584275 gene encoding DNA-directed RNA polymerase subunit beta'', whose product MEVLMAERPTQVFHNNVIDGTAMKRLISRFIDHYGIGYTSHILDQVKTLGFRQATAASISLGIDDLLTIPSKRWLVQDAEQQSFILEKHHHYGNVHAVEKLRQSIEIWYATSEYLRQEMNPNFRMTDPFNPVHIMSFSGARGNASQVHQLVGMRGLMSDPQGQMIDLPIQSNLREGLSLTEYIISCYGARKGVVDTAIRTSDAGYLTRRLVEVVQHIVVRRTDCGTVRGISVSPRNGMMTDRIFIQTLIGRVLADHIYIGSRCIATRNQDIGVGLVNRFITFRAQPISIRTPFTCRSTSWICQLCYGRSPAHDDLVELGEAVGIIAGQSIGEPGTQLTLRTFHTGGVFTGGTAEHVRAPSNGKIKFNEDLVHPTRTRHGHPAFLCSRDLYVTIESEDIIHNVCIPPKSFLLVQNDQYVESEQVIAEIRARTSTLNLKEKVRKHIYSDSEGEMHWNTDVYHAPEFTYGNIHLLPKTSHLWILLGEPWRSSPGPCSIHKDQDQMNAYSLSVKRRYISNPSVTNNQVRHKFFSSYFYGKNQKGDKIPDYSELNRMTGTSRCNLRNPAVLEGNSDLLAKRRRNRVIIPLESIQEDENQLIPSSGISIEIPRNGILRRNSILAYFDDPRYIRKSSGLTKYETRELNSIVNEEELIEYRGVKVFWPKYQKEVNPFFFIPVEVHILAESCSIMVRHNSIIGIDTQITLNRRSRVGGLVRVKKKAEKIKLIIFSGDIHFPGKTNKAFRLIPPGGGKQNSKEYKKLKNWLYIQRMKLSRYEKKYFVLVQPVIPYKKTDGINLGRLFPPDLLQESDNLQLRVVNYILYYDPILEIWDTSIQLVRTCLVLNWDQDKKIEKACASFVEIRTNGLIRDFLRIDLAKSPILYTGKRNDLSGSGLISENRPDRANVNPFSSIYSYSKARIQESLNPNQGTIHTLLNRNKESQSLIILSSSNCSRTGPFNDVKSTNVIKESIKEDPPIPIRNPLGPLGTGFPIYNFDLFSDLITHNKMLVTNYLQLDNLKQIFQILKYYLLDEKGKVYNPYSCSNIILNPFNLNWYFLHYNCCEEASTIVSLGQFLCENVCIAKKGPHLKSGQVLILQVDSVVIRSAKPYLATPGATVHGHYGEILCEGDTLVTFIYEKSRSGDITQGLPKVEQVLEVRSIDSISMNLEKRIETWNKCITRILGIPWAFLIGAELTIVQSRISLVNKVQKVYRSQGVQIHNRHIEIIVRQITSKVLVSEDEMSNVFSPGELIELLRAERMGRALEEAICYQAVLLGITRASMNTQSFISEASFQETARVLAKAALLGRIDWLKGLKENVVLGGMIPVGSGFKAPSSESNNIPNNIAFDLKKKNLLEGEMKDILFYHRKLFDSCLSKNFHDTQEQSFF is encoded by the coding sequence ATGGAGGTACTGATGGCAGAACGGCCCACTCAGGTCTTTCACAATAACGTGATAGACGGAACTGCCATGAAACGACTTATTAGTCGATTTATTGATCACTATGGAATAGGATATACATCACATATCCTGGATCAAGTAAAGACTCTGGGTTTCCGACAAGCTACCGCCGCATCTATTTCATTAGGAATTGATGATCTTTTAACAATACCTTCTAAAAGATGGCTAGTTCAAGACGCTGAACAACAAagttttattttggaaaaacacCATCATTATGGAAATGTACACGCCGTAGAAAAATTACGTCAATCGATCGAGATCTGGTATGCCACAAGTGAATATTTGCGACAAGAAATGAATCCTAATTTTCGGATGACCGATCCTTTTAATCCAGTCCATATAATGTCTTTTTCGGGAGCCAGAGGAAATGCATCTCAGGTACATCAATTAGTAGGTATGAGAGGATTAATGTCGGATCCCCAAGGTCAAATGATTGATTTACCCATTCAAAGCAATTTACGCGAAGGACTCTCTTTAACAGAATATATTATTTCTTGCTATGGAGCCCGTAAAGGAGTTGTGGATACCGCTATCCGAACATCAGATGCAGGATACCTCACGCGCAGACTTGTTGAAGTAGTTCAACACATTGTTGTCCGTCGAACAGATTGTGGCACCGTCCGAGGTATTTCTGTAAGTCCTCGAAATGGAATGATGACCGACAGGATTTTTATCCAAACATTAATTGGGCGTGTATTAGcggatcatatatatataggttcgCGATGCATTGCTACTAGAAATCAAGATATTGGGGTTGGACTTGTTAATAGATTCATAACTTTTAGAGCACAACCAATCTCTATTCGAACCCCCTTTACTTGTAGGAGTACATCTTGGATTTGTCAACTATGCTATGGCCGAAGCCCGGCTCACGACGACCTGGTCGAATTGGGAGAAGCTGTAGGTATTATTGCGGGTCAATCTATTGGAGAACCAGGTACTCAATTAACATTAAGAACTTTTCATACCGGCGGAGTATTCACAGGGGGTACTGCAGAACATGTCCGAGCCCCTTCTAatggaaaaataaaattcaacGAGGATTTGGTTCATCCGACACGTACGCGTCATGGACATCCTGCTTTTCTATGTTCTAGAGACTTGTATGTAACTATTGAAAGTGAAGATATTATACACAATGTGTGTATTCCGCCTAAAAGTTTTCTTTTAGTTCAAAACGATCAATATGTAGAATCAGAACAAGTCATTGCTGAGATTCGCGCGAGAACATCCACTTTGAATTTGAAAGAGAAGGTTCGAAAACATATTTATTCTGACTCAGAAGGCGAAATGCACTGGAATACCGATGTGTACCATGCACCTGAATTCACATATGGTAATATTCATCTCTTACCAAAAACAAGTCATTTATGGATATTATTAGGGGAGCCCTGGAGATCCAGTCCAGGCCCCTGTTCGATCCACAAGGATCAAGATCAAATGAACGCTTATTCTCTTTCTGTTAAGCGAAGATATATTTCTAACCCCTCAGTAACTAATAATCAAGTGAGACACAAATTTTTTAGTTCGTATTTTTATGGTAAAAATCAAAAAGGAGATAAGATTCCTGATTATTCAGAACTTAATCGAATGACAGGTACCAGTCGTTGTAATCTCAGAAATCCGGCCGTTCTCGAGGGGAATTCGGATTTATTGGCAAAGAGGCGAAGAAATAGAGTCATCATCCCACTCGAATCGATTCAAGAGGACGAGAACCAATTAATACCTTCTTCAGGTATCTCAATTGAAATCCCGCGAAATGGCATTCTCCGTAGAAATAGTATTCTTGCTTATTTCGACGATCCTCGATATATAAGAAAGAGCTCGGGACTTACTAAATATGAGACTAGAGAACTGAATTCAATCGTTAATGAAGAGGAGTTGATTGAGTATCGAGGAGTCAAGGTATTTTGGCCAAAATACCAAAAGGAAGTAAAtccgtttttttttattcccGTGGAAGTCCACATTTTGGCCGAATCTTGTTCCATAATGGTACGGCACAATAGTATTATTGGGATAGATACACAAATCACTTTAAATAGAAGAAGTCGGGTAGGTGGATTGGTCCGAGTGAAGAAAAAAGCagaaaaaattaaactaataatctttTCTGGAGATATCCATTTTCCTGGAAAGACAAACAAGGCATTCCGATTGATACCACCAGGAGGGGGAAAACAAAATTCCAAAGAAtacaaaaaattgaaaaattggCTCTATATCCAACGAATGAAACTTTCCAggtatgaaaaaaaatattttgttttggttCAACCTGTAATCCCATATAAAAAAACGGATGGTATAAATTTAGGAAGACTTTTCCCACCGGATCTCTTGCAAGAAAGTGATAATCTACAACTTCGAGTTGTCAACTATATCCTTTATTACGACCCTATTCTTGAAATTTGGGACACAAGTATTCAATTAGTTCGGACTTGTTTAGTGTTGAATTGGGACCAAGACAAAAAGATCGAAAAGGCCTGTGCTTCCTTTGTTGAAATAAGGACAAATGGTTTAATTAGAGATTTTCTACGAATCGACTTAGCGAAGTCACCTATTTTGTATACCGGAAAAAGAAATGATCTGTCGGGTTCAGGATTAATCTCTGAGAATCGACCAGATCGCGCTAATGTCAATCCGTTTTCTTCCATTTATTCCTATTCCAAGGCAAGGATTCAAGAATCCCTTAATCCAAATCAAGGAACTATTCATACGTTATTGAATCGAAATAAAGAATCTCAATCTTTGATAATTTTGTCATCATCCAATTGTTCTCGAACAGGCCCATTCAACGATGTAAAATCTACCAATGTGATAAAAGAATCAATCAAAGAGGACCCCCCAATTCCAATTAGGAATCCGTTGGGCCCCTTAGGAACAGGCTTTccaatttataattttgatttattttccGATTTAATAACCCATAACAAAATGTTGGTAACTAACTATTTGCAACTTGACAATTTAAAACAGATTTTTCAAATACTTAAATATTATTTACTGGATGAAAAAGGTAAAGTTTATAATCCCTATTCGTGCAGTAACATCATTTTGAATCCATTCAATTTGAATTGGTATTTTCTGCATTACAATTGTTGTGAAGAGGCATCTACAATCGTTAGTCTTGGGCAGTTTCTTTGTGAAAATGTATGTATAGCCAAAAAAGGACCGCATTTAAAATCGGGTCAAGTTCTAATTCTTCAAGTTGACTCTGTGGTAATACGATCAGCTAAGCCTTATTTGGCTACTCCAGGAGCAACTGTTCATGGACATTACGGGGAAATCCTTTGCGAAGGAGATACATTAGttacatttatatatgaaaaatcaaGATCTGGTGATATAACGCAAGGTCTTCCAAAAGTAGAACAGGTGTTAGAAGTGCGTTCGATTGATTCAATATCGATGAATCTCGAAAAGAGGATTGAGACTTGGAACAAATGTATAACAAGAATTCTTGGAATTCCTTGGGCATTCCTGATCGGTGCTGAGCTAACTATAGTGCAAAGTCGTATCTCTTTGGTTAATAAGGTTCAAAAGGTTTATCGATCCCAAGGGGTGCAGATACATAATAGGCATATAGAAATTATTGTACGTCAAATAACATCAAAAGTATTGGTTTCAGAAGATGAAATGTCTAATGTTTTTTCGCCCGGAGAACTAATTGAATTGTTGCGAGCGGAACGAATGGGGCGCGCTTTGGAAGAAGCGATCTGTTACCAAGCCGTCTTATTGGGAATAACAAGAGCTTCTATGAATACTCAAAGTTTCATATCCGAAGCGAGTTTTCAAGAAACTGCTCGAGTTTTAGCAAAAGCAGCTCTCCTGGGGCGTATCGACTGGTTGAAAGGCCTGAAAGAAAACGTTGTTCTGGGGGGGATGATACCTGTTGGTAGCGGCTTCAAAGCACCATCGAGCGAATCTAACAACATTCCTAACAACATTGCCTTTGACCTCAAAAAAAAGAATCTATTAGAGGGGGAAATGAAAGATATTTTGTTCTACCACAGAAAATTATTTGATTCTTGCCTTTCAAAGAATTTCCATGATACACAAGAACAATCGTTTTTTTAA
- the LOC122584283 gene encoding 30S ribosomal protein S2, chloroplastic has translation MTRRYWNINLEEMMEAGVHFGHGTRKWNPKMAPYISAKRKGIHITNLTKTARFLSEACDLVFDAASRGKQFLIVGTKNKEADSVSCAAIRARCHYVNKKWLGGMLTNWSTTETRLHKFRDLRTEQKTGGLSRLPKRDAAMLKRQLSHLQTYLGGIKYMTGLPDIVIIVDQHEEYTALQECITLGIPTICLIDTNCDPDLADISIPANDDAISSIRLILNKLVFAICEGRSGYMRNP, from the coding sequence ATGACAAGAAGATATTGGAACATTAATTTAGAAGAGATGATGGAAGCAGGAGTTCATTTTGGCCATGGTACTAGGAAATGGAATCCTAAAATGGCACCTTATATCTCTGCAAAACGTAAAGGTATTCATATTACAAATCTTACTAAAACTGCTCGTTTTTTATCAGAAGCTTGTGATTTGGTTTTTGATGCCGCAAGTAGAGGAAAACAATTCTTAATTGTTGGCACTAAAAATAAAGAAGCTGATTCAGTATCATGCGCTGCCATAAGGGCTCGGTGTCATTATGTTAATAAAAAATGGCTCGGTGGTATGTTAACGAATTGGTCCACTACAGAAACGAGACTTCATAAGTTTAGAGACTTGAGAACCGAACAAAAAACAGGGGGGCTCAGCCGTCTTCCGAAAAGAGATGCGGCTATGTTGAAAAGACAATTATCTCATTTGCAAACATATCTGGGCGGGATTAAATATATGACAGGGTTACCCGATATTGTAATCATCGTTGATCAGCACGAAGAATATACGGCCCTTCAAGAATGTATCACGTTGGGAATTCCAACAATTTGTTTAATCGATACAAATTGTGACCCCGATCTCGCAGATATTTCGATTCCAGCGAATGATGACGCTATATCTTCAATCCGATTAATTCTTAACAAATTAGTATTTGCTATTTGTGAGGGCCGTTCTGGCTATATGAGAAATCCGtga
- the LOC122584293 gene encoding uncharacterized protein LOC122584293, whose amino-acid sequence MNVPDNVDETKYTGVKVAGKVAVALGENEHLKFEWIRKLMLEEYESKRGYYEGAFDGDAKHIHTLLSKSYPNGRPQDYWMMNPYCAMLLSNALGVIIICLSLEEITCFPFWKGPGELYIDDPICIALVSGSTHFVTVFLDKDCPMPYTSAWGHDKPASQAWVRHPKYRDRLAEYHRHIQANKAPTGYDILE is encoded by the exons ATGAACGTGCCAGACAATGTAGACGAAACAAAGTATACTGGGGTCAAAGTGGCAGGCAAAGTGG CTGTTGCTTTGGGTGAAAACGAGCATTTGAAGTTCGAGTGGATTCGCAAACTAATGCTAGAGGAGTATGAGTCCAAACGCGGATACTATGAGGGTGCATTCGATGGTGACGCtaaacacatacacactttGCTATCAAAGTCTTATCCAAATGGTCGCCCACAAGATTACTGGATGATGAATCCATATTGCGCCATGCTTCTGTCTAATGCTTTGGGTGTAATAATTATCTGTTTAAGTCTAGAGGAGATcacatgttttcctttttggaaGGGGCCAGGCGAGCTATACATAGACGACCCGATATGCATTGCCCTAGTATCGGGGTCCACACATTTTGTTACGGTTTTTTTAGACAAGGACTGCCCAATGCCTTACACCTCAGCTTGGGGACATGATAAACCTGCATCGCAGGCCTGGGTAAGACATCCGAAGTACAGAGACCGTTTAGCTGAGTACCACAGACACATTCAAGCTAATAAGGCACCTACGGGATATGATATCCTTGAATAG